The Syntrophales bacterium genome includes a region encoding these proteins:
- a CDS encoding ArdC family protein, with the protein MKTSKLNEKYQGYLQTLIEEIKDQKSDKVILHYLDFCSRFHRYSISNQILIWMAMPNAEMTAGFHAWKKLGRTIKKGEKGIPIFAPIWVKQKPKTRDAADNEEVVEESEEDNTERKKMFFKVVYVFDVSQTEGAPLAESPDIININGSAETGLLGRLEEYTSAEGIELNYVDELGGALGVSMGGQIKILSSLTNTQRFHALVHELAHEHLHKGMERRQYSKKLKETEAEAAAYVVCRHFRLKPRSATYLATYQTEDVDIQGSFDRITKTASRILTGMESVQASLRKAA; encoded by the coding sequence GTGAAAACTTCAAAATTAAATGAAAAGTATCAAGGATATCTTCAAACTCTCATAGAGGAAATCAAAGATCAAAAATCAGACAAGGTAATTCTTCATTACCTCGATTTTTGTTCCAGATTTCACAGGTATTCTATTTCCAATCAGATATTAATCTGGATGGCGATGCCGAATGCAGAGATGACTGCTGGGTTTCACGCATGGAAAAAGCTTGGCCGGACAATAAAGAAAGGCGAGAAGGGGATTCCCATCTTCGCCCCGATATGGGTCAAGCAAAAGCCTAAGACGAGAGATGCGGCAGATAATGAGGAAGTTGTGGAAGAGAGCGAAGAAGATAACACAGAGAGAAAAAAGATGTTCTTCAAGGTCGTGTATGTCTTCGATGTTTCTCAGACTGAAGGCGCCCCGCTTGCCGAATCGCCTGATATCATAAATATCAATGGTTCAGCAGAAACCGGGCTGCTTGGTCGGCTTGAAGAGTACACATCAGCAGAAGGAATAGAGCTGAATTATGTAGACGAACTTGGCGGTGCGCTTGGAGTTTCTATGGGAGGACAGATTAAAATCCTCTCTTCGCTCACAAACACGCAAAGGTTTCACGCTCTTGTCCATGAGCTTGCTCATGAGCATCTACACAAGGGCATGGAGCGTAGACAGTATTCGAAGAAGTTGAAAGAGACTGAGGCTGAAGCGGCCGCATACGTTGTGTGCCGTCATTTCAGATTGAAACCAAGGTCCGCTACTTATCTGGCCACATATCAAACTGAGGATGTAGATATCCAAGGTTCGTTTGACCGGATAACTAAAACAGCTTCGAGAATACTGACAGGCATGGAAAGTGTGCAGGCATCTTTAAGGAAAGCTGCATAA
- a CDS encoding JAB domain-containing protein, with product MENIYLKEFQGTKYRTMLVREGVSITPEPLTASEKAYQYIRAGLENKDREYFVSILLNTSLNPLGVYLVSIGGLAYTIVEPREVFKAGIMAAASSLILAHNHPSGDSKPSKADLDITEKLKIAGDMLQIPIIDHIIVGRDCYYSMKDHQDI from the coding sequence ATGGAGAATATATATTTAAAAGAATTTCAGGGAACTAAGTATCGGACAATGTTGGTAAGGGAAGGTGTATCAATAACTCCTGAGCCTCTTACAGCGTCTGAAAAGGCATATCAGTATATCCGGGCCGGGTTGGAAAATAAAGATCGGGAGTATTTTGTTTCGATTCTTTTAAACACCAGTCTAAATCCTCTTGGCGTGTATCTTGTGAGTATAGGCGGGTTGGCCTACACCATAGTTGAACCGCGAGAAGTTTTCAAGGCGGGAATTATGGCTGCGGCATCATCACTGATCCTGGCTCATAATCACCCATCGGGTGATAGCAAACCAAGCAAGGCGGACCTTGATATAACTGAAAAACTTAAAATAGCAGGTGATATGCTGCAAATTCCGATCATTGATCACATTATTGTGGGAAGGGATTGTTATTACAGTATGAAAGATCACCAAGATATTTAA